CCGTGTAAGGCAGACAGATGGTCTGGCTCTTTATGGTAATGCCCCGCTCTCTTTCGATATCCATGTTGTCCAGGATCTGATCCATAAAATCCCTGTCCGCGACTATATCCGCGGTTTGGATCAACCGGTCGGACAGGGTGGATTTACCATGGTCGATATGGGCGATGATACTGAAATTCCTTATATTATCCATTTGGCTATCCGTTTTTCGCCTGTTTGGCGAAAAGAAATTTGACATATTTTGATTTGGCGTGATATATATTAGCACTTAATCTTTTTGAGAACACGCATACTTATCAATTATCCGGATTCATGTCAATGCGTCTTTCAATCCCTTACACGGCTAATTTGTTCTGTATCCAAATCGAAATCGCTATCGGGATCGGGATCGAAAAAAATATGACCCTTGAACACGAAAAACTGGACGTCTATCGCCTTTCAATAGGCTACGTTGCATGGGTTTACGAGAAGGCCGACAGCCTGAACGAAGTCCATCGGCCCGCCCGGGATCAATGGCTTCGGGCCAGCCAGTCGATACCGCTCAATATCGCCGAAGGTAATGGCAAGACCGCGGAAGCCGACCGAAGGCGTTACTTCGAAATCGCTCGTGGCTCCGCGCTTGAGTGCGCGGCGATTCAAGATGTGCTGGTTGTCGGCAAGGCGCTGGACAAGATGGAAAGCCGGAACCGCAAGGATGAACTCGACCGTATGGCCGCGATGCTCAGCCGTCTCGGCGGAAGAGGATACCAAGTTCGAGAGGATCAGGAAGTCTACAGCATCGATTTCGATCCCGATCCCGATTTCGATCCCGATAGCGAAGAAAACGAATCCCAACCTTAGCGTTAACAGGACCGGGGGTATGGATTTTGCGGTTAGAACAAATTAGCCGTGCAATCCCTTAAAAAAGCAGCGGGCAGCGCTATATGTCGGCCAGAATTTTAATCGTTGATGATGATCCGGCGGTTAGGGATTCCATCCATGAGTTCCTGACCATCATGGAATATCAGGCATATGCCGTGGGCAGCGCGGAAGAGGCCATGGAGCTTCTCCGCAGCCAGCATATGGATGTTATTATCACCGACATCATCATGGACGGCATGGACGGACTGGAGCTGACCCGCCATATCAAGGGACACTATGACAGTGATATAATCGTCATCACCGGCTACACCGGTGACTACACCTATGAGGAAGCGATTTACAAGGGCGCGGATGATTTTGTTTTCAAGCCCATCAAGTTCGAGGAGCTTCAGCTGCGCTTAAAGCGCGTTTTGCGGGAACGCCGCCTGACCCAGGAGCGGGCCCTGATTCTTGAACAGTTAAAGGAACTGGCCATCACCGACGATCTGACCAAGCTGTTCAACTCCCGCCATTTCTACAATCAAATCGATCAGGAGGTCAATCGGTACCACCGCTATAAGCGGCCGTTCTCCATCCTGCTCATTGATGTGGACCACTTCAAACATTTCAATGATACTTACGGGCATCTGGAGGGAGACCGGATTCTCAGGCGGGTGGCGCGCATGATCACTTCATGCATGCGGACCATGGACACCGCCTATCGATACGGCGGCGAGGAGTTTACAGTCCTTCTGCCGGAAACCGCCTGCGATGCCGCCCTGACCGTGGCGGAACGGATCAAAGAAGCGGTTAATACGGAAACCCTTGATCATATCAATGATTCGAAAGTGACTGTCAGCATCGGGGTTACCGAGTATACGGATACGGATTCGGTTTCAGACCTGGTCAAACGGGCGGATCGCGCCATGTACATCGCCAAGCAGAATGGCCGCAACCGCATCGCCCATCTGCTGCCGGAACAGCCGCCCGGCTGACCCTTTACCGGTGCTGATTAAAGGGCTGTTCAATCTTTACGCTTAAATACAGATCCCCCCTCTCCCCGTCCGGTGCCTGCCTGCCCAGCCCCCGCAGCCGCAGCACATTGCCATCCTTTATGCCCGGCGGAATAGTGACCCGATAGAACCGGTTATAAAACCCCCATGGGATATTAACGGTTTTTCTCGCACCGGCTGCCGCTTCATAGGGTGTAATGCCTATGGTTTCATAAAGGTCTATATCCTGGCCGCGACCGGACGGCTGGATCATCTGGAGCCGCGGCGACTTTTTCTTCTGCATGGAGGCCCGCCGCAGGGTATCTCCAAACTTGGTTTCCGGAAAGATCCCCAAAGCTTTTAACGCGAGAACCCCGAAAACAAAACCGCCGATGTGGGCCCACCAGGCAATGCCGCTCATCGCGCCCCCGCCCAGTGTGGCATTAAAAAGCTGCAGGAAAAACCAGAGCCCCAGAAAGAAAAACGCCGGAATCTCGATAAACAATGGAAAAATGAGAATGGGGATAAGCGTTAGAATCCGGGAGTGGGGATAAAGAATAAAATATGCGCCCATGACCCCGGCAATCGCCCCGCTCGCCCCGATAGTGGGGGTGGTGGAGGTCATGTTGAGAAAAAAATGAAACAATCCGGATACAATGCCGGCCAGAAGATAAAACCCCAGATAATAAACCGAGCCCAGCCGATCCTCCACATTGTCGCCGAATATATACAAAGACCACATATTGCCCAGAATATGCAGGAAACTGCCGTGCAAAAACATAAAGGAAAACAGGGAAAAAAGAATTTGGCCGGGCGTAAAATGCGCAGCGATCTGGGGCACCGTGAGTTTGGCCGGCACCAGGCCGTAAGTGTAGACAAATTCGGTGAGCTGGCGTCCCTGGGCCATCTGGACAAAGTAAATCACGACATTGATCCCGATCAGGCAATTATTGACGATCGGATAGTTCCTGGACGGAACGGTGTCGCGAATGGGGATCATGGATCAGGGGTCACCTATGTTGGGTTGTTCTTTTATGTTAACGGTCTGAAGTAAAGCCGTTACTAAGATTCTGCCGGGGCCGACAGCTGGATGCGCATGCTCAAGTCAACAAACCGGGCGGCGTGGATCAAGGCGCCAACGGAAATGATATCAACGCCCATATCAGCCAGGGATTGCAGGCTGCTGCGGGACACCCGGCCGGAAACCTCTATTGAGGCACGGCCCTTGATTTCAGAAACCGCCTGCCGAATATCGGTATCGCTCATATTATCCAGCATAATCACATCCGCGCCCGCTGCAAGCGCTTCTTGAACCTGGTTAAGGCTTGAGACCTCAATTTCAACTTTTAAGAGGTGGGATGCGGCTTGACGGGCGGATGCCACCGCAGTGCGGATATCGCCGAATGCCGCAATATGGTTGTCCTTAATCAGGATGCCGTCATAAAGCCCCATGCGGTGATTGGCTGCCCCGCCCATGCGGACCGCATATTTTTCAAGCGCCCGCCACCCGGGAATAGTCTTGCGGGTATCCACCAGCCGGACCGGCTTTGCCGCAAGCTCCCGGACATAGCCGCGCACATGGGTAGCGATGCCGGATAGCCGCTGCAGAAAATTAAGGGCAATCCGCTCGGCCATTAACAATGAGCGAAAATCGCCCGCAACCCGCGCAATCTCCTGCCCGGCAGGGGCTTCATCCCCATCTGAAGCGAGGGCGGAAAAAGCAACCTTGGGATCAATGCGCTCAAACACCCGGCGCGCCGCCTCAAGCCCGGCGATGACCACCGGCTCCTTGGCAAGAATAACCCCCTCGCCGCTTGAGGGGCGGTCGGGCAGCGCGGCGGTGGTGATATCACCCGGGCCGATGTCCTCGATAATGGCAAGCTCAATCAGCTGATCCAGGTGGTACGGGGCAAGGCTGAAGTCTTCGTTTTCCATGGCTACTGCGAAATCGTTTGTATCATGTGAAGATTGTTTTTAAGCTTTTCCTTTTTTCCCATATACTCGCTGTGCTGGTTCCGGGCCTTTTCAATCACCTCAGCCGGCGCCTTGCTGATAAAGTTTTCATTTTCCAGTTTTTTGGAAAGCGCCTGAAGCTCTTTATCCAGCTTGCCGATTTCCTTTTCAAGCCGCTGGGACTCCTTGGCAAAATCAATAACCCCCTCCAGATAGACCGAGATCACCATATCCGCAACAATGGCTGTGGCCGTGGCCTTTGGCTTTTCCCCTGCAGGCGCCGCATCCAGGGATTCGAGACGCGCCAGGCTGGCGATCAACTCCTGATTGCCCCGGATGAGCGATTGGTGGTCGGCATTGTCGGTCTGAACCAGCACCGACAAATTTAGTGATGGGGCGATATTCATCTCGCCGCGAATATTTCGGATGCCGGTAATAATCTCTATCACAAGATCCATGTCCGCTTCTGCC
The DNA window shown above is from Desulfobacterales bacterium and carries:
- a CDS encoding four helix bundle protein; protein product: MRLSIPYTANLFCIQIEIAIGIGIEKNMTLEHEKLDVYRLSIGYVAWVYEKADSLNEVHRPARDQWLRASQSIPLNIAEGNGKTAEADRRRYFEIARGSALECAAIQDVLVVGKALDKMESRNRKDELDRMAAMLSRLGGRGYQVREDQEVYSIDFDPDPDFDPDSEENESQP
- a CDS encoding diguanylate cyclase, which encodes MSARILIVDDDPAVRDSIHEFLTIMEYQAYAVGSAEEAMELLRSQHMDVIITDIIMDGMDGLELTRHIKGHYDSDIIVITGYTGDYTYEEAIYKGADDFVFKPIKFEELQLRLKRVLRERRLTQERALILEQLKELAITDDLTKLFNSRHFYNQIDQEVNRYHRYKRPFSILLIDVDHFKHFNDTYGHLEGDRILRRVARMITSCMRTMDTAYRYGGEEFTVLLPETACDAALTVAERIKEAVNTETLDHINDSKVTVSIGVTEYTDTDSVSDLVKRADRAMYIAKQNGRNRIAHLLPEQPPG
- a CDS encoding rhomboid family intramembrane serine protease yields the protein MIPIRDTVPSRNYPIVNNCLIGINVVIYFVQMAQGRQLTEFVYTYGLVPAKLTVPQIAAHFTPGQILFSLFSFMFLHGSFLHILGNMWSLYIFGDNVEDRLGSVYYLGFYLLAGIVSGLFHFFLNMTSTTPTIGASGAIAGVMGAYFILYPHSRILTLIPILIFPLFIEIPAFFFLGLWFFLQLFNATLGGGAMSGIAWWAHIGGFVFGVLALKALGIFPETKFGDTLRRASMQKKKSPRLQMIQPSGRGQDIDLYETIGITPYEAAAGARKTVNIPWGFYNRFYRVTIPPGIKDGNVLRLRGLGRQAPDGERGDLYLSVKIEQPFNQHR
- the nadC gene encoding carboxylating nicotinate-nucleotide diphosphorylase, with product MENEDFSLAPYHLDQLIELAIIEDIGPGDITTAALPDRPSSGEGVILAKEPVVIAGLEAARRVFERIDPKVAFSALASDGDEAPAGQEIARVAGDFRSLLMAERIALNFLQRLSGIATHVRGYVRELAAKPVRLVDTRKTIPGWRALEKYAVRMGGAANHRMGLYDGILIKDNHIAAFGDIRTAVASARQAASHLLKVEIEVSSLNQVQEALAAGADVIMLDNMSDTDIRQAVSEIKGRASIEVSGRVSRSSLQSLADMGVDIISVGALIHAARFVDLSMRIQLSAPAES